The Cutaneotrichosporon cavernicola HIS019 DNA, chromosome: 5 DNA segment TGAAGCAGGACTGACGATAGAGGGAAAGACGTACCCGCAAGAGGGGCCGCTCACGCACGATGAGTTTGTCAACTACTTCTTCAACTCGGTAACGATTGTCGGAGTCCTccacgacgccgacgtggACGCCGCCAAGTTTGCGACAGTAAAGGATGCCATGGGCGGGCGGAGCATCGAGGAAGCCATCGCGGGTTGCTACTACATGTAAGCCTTGGTTTAATTGTGGcaactgacagcagcaagcCAAACTACCCTGGGCGCGCAAGCCATGTGAGAGATCTTCTGGGCTATCCGGACATAACTAACATCAGAACTGCAACGCGGGTTTCGTCGTCCCGCCCGTCCAGCGAGGGAAGAAGAttggcggcgcgcttgcTGAGAGCTTCCTCTACTACGCCCCCGCTCTTGGGTACCGCGCCTCCGTCTTCAACCTGGTTTATGACAGTGAGCCCTCTGCTACCATTAtcgctgacgccagacaACGTCGCCTCGCTGCGGCTGTGGGACAAGTTGGGGTtccagcgcgtcggcctcatACCCAAGGCCGGGCGGCTCAGGACCGGTCCCAACGGGACGGAGGAGTACGTCGACGCAGTGGTCGTCTACAAGAGCTTTGTGTGATCTACTGGAGATTTGCGATGGATTAGATTGCGGTCTTGAGAGGCTCTTTGCGAGGGCTGCCGCTCGTGGGGCCGCCCTGCTCGAGAGGCACAAAGATGTTGGTCTGGTAAAAGCGGAGCTCGTTGATGCTTGCCTGGATGTCGTCAAGCGCGCAGCGGTCAGCTGGATCTAAGGTAAAGCAGCTCACCGGTGCGACGACTCTGTCTTgcgcgccttcttctcctgctTACTGAGCGTGGGATACCACCGCCGTGCGATTTCCTGGTGGTCAGCGCGCTTGAGCATCTAAACACTGACTTTGACGGAGGACACGTCGACAATGCGGTACGACAGGTGCTGCATGACTTGCGGCATGCCAACCAAGAGGAatctgccgtcagctaGATAAGGGCACATGGCCCAATCACCTCATGTCGGCGTGCACACTGCTCCCTGCCAATAATCCGGCGCCCTTCTTGGGAATCCATTTCTGGATGTACGCGAGTACGTTGGCGgccacctcgtcgtacGTGTGCGGACTCGCGAGGCAAGCCGCGGTGAGCCCCGACTTGCGGTGCTGATCTGTGCACCACTCGCCCATGCTGCTGTCAGACGATATGAGCTGCTGAGCACCCACGCGTCCAAGACCTCCTTGGGCGTCTGGATGACCCAGCTAacaccctcgtcgacggggTTCAGGTGCCCGTCGGTGATGATGACGGCGATCTCGATGATGCGGTCGTtcgcgacgtcgaggcccgTCATCTCGCAGTCcacctggtgtcagatCGGTCAGCGAAGAGCGTACCCAGACCATCGGGCCGTCGTCGTAGGTTAGCTGCTTAGCCATGATTGATGCAATGGAGAGAACTTGGGGGTGCGGTCGGAATGTTTTGATGTCGGCCTCCACTTGCGGACTTGAGTGGCTCCGTGTGCAAGTGGCTACATAACGTGTGGTGTACAAGCCGAAGAAGTGGCAGCAGGAGATGCAGGAGAACTAGGAAATGCTTGTGTCCTAGTGAGGTTCTGTTCTGAGGTAGACGAAAGCAGAGCGCCACTCGCTTACAACTTGGGATGGCGTCACTGTGGCGGTCATCTCTCGCTCGCAAGGACGCGGTACTGTACATTATGTGCTGTTCAGGTGTACATGCGGCCTCTAAGGGGTCTATAGTCTATCTACTACTCCGCATCCCACTGGTAGCTAAGAGTGAcgttcttcttcctcggctTGCCTTGCCGAGATGCCTCTCGAGGAGGGTCACGGCATCCGCTGGGTCGATGATCATATCGTCCACCGTCTCCGCTGCAGGCCCTATCACAATAGCCGCATACGTTTGGCCGTGCATGCTCGTCTCCTCATAGTTCAATTATCTCATATGCGCGTCGTAGGGAGGAACCCGAGCACGAGCGTTCCTGGGCCGGCGAAGCGGTGATTCATGATTGCGCCGTCGTGCGGTCcctcgagggcggagaCGTTACGCCACATAAAGTCGATCAAGCGGTGCAAGTTGCCCTCAAACGTTGGATAGATGCCCGACCAGTGCGCAAGACTCTCGCCGTTCCCCCTGGTCCGGAGGAGGCGACCGATGGCTGTGACAACATCTGGTTCGTTGACCACTTTCCGCCCCGGATTCGACGTGAACTGCGCGGTCAGGCCAGTGCTGGAACGACCAGCTGTCCGGTGTGTTGACAAGGGCAGCTCCCTTTGCCCCATTAGCCGACGCGGGCTCTAGTTGAGATCGCACAATCTCGCATTGGGGACCGTGTACGCATGCCCGTTCCACCTATCCGAGTAACCCTCGGGTGTGTATGCCACATCGCTCATGACCTACCTCAGCCAGCCCTCTGGGAACCGTACGAAGTTCTGCCCATGCTGGCTCTTGTACACCACGTATCCGTCACCGTAAACGCCGTGATGCGCGATAGAGGACAGGCCCTCACGCCAGGCCCCGCGTGTACTTCCTGCGCAAACGCTGGTTCAGGCAGCCCAAAGTCTGGGAACACCAGTTCTTCGGCATATGTTCTCTCCGCTAAGGGTGTGCGGCGGGCCACGCACAGCGTGAACCACGCTGGTGTGAGGTGCGTGCAGTCACGCAACACCATTAGCGCAAAGATGCTGGACGGATAGCCGACATGCCGCAAGGTGCCCTCCTCGAAtgcggccctcctcgaatgcggccctcctcgaatgcggccctcctcgaatgcggccctcctcgaaTGCGGAAGCGTAAGCGGCGTTAGGGGGCGGGTGGAATGCAAAGTTGTGCGGCGGTTGGGAAACCGTAGGGGTTGGTAGTGGaagggcctcggcgagcccATCGGGAATGAACGTTGGGATACACCAGAGCGTCGTGAGGGCGAGTGCTCCCAGAAGGTGTCTACCGAACACCCGTGGCCGGAGGTAGAGCAGAGGTGACGGCTGATGGCCCTCTAACGTCTCTCCCAGCTCCAGCTACTACAACTCGGTGTTCATCAATATGTCAATGTCAGTTGCATTGTTGGACGTTTTCAACAGCGATGGAGAAACGGTGACAAAAAAGGCGGCACTGAAGACTCAGGTGGACGGGACGACCAGAACCGTGTTCAGCCACCGAGCTCCGACCCTCAGTGGACGGGATTGGTGGGTGTTGCCGCTCGTTCAAAACCAACCCCAGCTCCATGTGCACAAGTGGCCCGATCTATTCGGGCCGAGATGTATGAGCAAGTCACCAGATCAGTACTGTAGCTCAGTAGTTGTAGTTCAGTAGCAGTGTGGTTGTCAGCGCTGTCACAGATTCAGCGATGGCAGTGTCAGGCCGCGAAAGTATGCCCAATCCTTAGGGACGACGCACTTGTTTCGGCGATGGGGCCTCTTCACGACGTACGGAGGAGATGATCGAGACGAACGTCCCAATGAAGCCCTCATACGTAACTACAAGCCACAGTGCACGTCACAAGTGATAGACaggccgtcgacgtcccGGGGCCCCTAGCGcccaccagcgccgcctTGTCCGCCCATGAACTGCtgcgccatctcgcgcaGTGCGGGGTCCGACGCAAGCTGATTAAAGTCGGGcatgccgccgccgctctgCATGTTCTCCGCCATCTGGCGGATGTTCGGGTTGGACATGAGTCTCTCGAGGCCACCGTTCGCCATCATCTGCTGCgccctgttgtcagcgacagccctcttcctctccctccacaCAGGTGCTCACATGGCCATCATCTGCGGGTTGCGCATCATCTCTGAGAGGTCGGGCATGCCACCAGCACCAccggcgccaccgccggcgccgccgagcaTGCTCGCGAGCGACGACAAGTCTGGCATACCGCCACCAGCAGCGGGAGCGCtgggcgaggccgagcgctCCGTAGCCGGGGcctgctcgccgaggcgcaacttggcggtggcgagcgagctCTTCATGTTGTTGTTCGCCGGGTCGAGCTTCAATCCGGCCTCGTACGCGTCAATGGCCTTCTGGAACTCTCCGAGCGAGAACTGGGCATGGCTACGGTCAGACCGTCCACGGTCCACGGTTCTACTCACCCAAGACGCGAGTAGCCCTTGGCAAACTGggggtcgaggtcgatTGCGCGTGcagcgtcctcgaccgccttgTCGTGCTGGTTGAGAGCGCCGTATGCCGCGGCGCGGTTCGAGTAGTACACAGGGTTGGGATTCAACTTGATGGCCTCGGTGTACTGCTGGATGGCCTGGTTGTACTCCTTCTGCGACATCAGGCCATTGCCCTTGGTCTTGAGAgcgtcggccttggtcttgTCCTCTTCAGTTGGGCCGCTGGCTGCTGGAGCAGCGGGTGCCgcaccagcgccagcgccagtgCTGGTAGCCTTGCTCTTCGTCTTGgcgagcacgtcgaggagcgacAGGAGGGACGCGGGCTTGATCGAATATTGAgcaacgtcgtcggcagACTCCAGGTCGACACCAAacgccgacgagatgaCCTCGACTGTCGGTTAATTGTAACCGCGGAGTGTGCTCACTAGCAATATCCAGactctcgctctcgtcctccttgacggTCCCATCGCGTTGGGAGGTGCGAAGGAAGTCGATGCTATGGTTAGCGGGCACCGTAAGGGAGGGAAGTCTCTCACATGTTGAAAGCGAGCTGCTTCTTGCGAGCGTCAGCCATGGTGGGAGATGTGtgagaagaggaggaaagATGAGAGAAGTCTGCCAGTTGGTATTTGTTGGTGGTTAACCGCGAATGTGGTGGAACATTACAACCCTCTGTCGGTCTGTCGGACTCTTTATGACCAAAACGACTCGTGGCCCCGCGGTTGAACGCCACCACACCAACCACGAGCCAACGAGCCACGAGCCATGGGCCACGAGCCACGAGCCACGAGCCACCCCTGAACTGACAATCGCACAATGGCATGTATAATCACAACCATGCAACCCGAAATAAATCCCATCGTGTCCACAAGTGATTTCCAGTACAAGGCAGTGTGCTACAAACAGCTCTAAGTCAACTCTACTGGCCAGGGCCTCAATTGACTCCAGCGATGGCCgactcgtcgccctcctcgtgTGGTGGCATGCGCTCTCGGATAGGACCAGTCTCGTTCTTGTGTCAGTTCAGAAGCAACGACAACGTACAATGAGGTGACGCATAATATCGCTCAAGCTGATGACGCCCACCAGCTTCCCGGGTTGGGGATCGTTGGCGCCCGCCACCACGACTAGGCGGTGGACGCGGCGGATCTTGATCAGTGAGAAGATGGCTCCAAGCGAGTCATTTGGGTGACAAGTTACCACGCCAGGGAAATCGTGGGAGCGCTGTTTGAGAGCCTGGGCAATGGTGAAGTCAAGAGACTGGTACGCGCCGAGACGGACAAGAGTCTGAACTTCAGCTTCGTCCAACGCACGGGCACTTACAATAACGTCGACCGTCTCGTACAGGTTCAATaccttgccctcgtcgtcaacgaTGGGCACTGCGCTGATTCCCAACTCTGAGAACATATGCACGACGTCAAACACCGCGGTCTGCAtggtcgccgtcgcgatCGGGCCGAACGGCCGCTCGGGGGTCACGTCCTTGACGTACGACCCTATACCGAGCTCCTGTACACCGGCCGTCAGGTACTGGGTGATGTCGCGGCACTGAACGTCAGTCCTCTCTCACATTTAGACATACGTTCATGGCGATGAACTTGAGGACACGGTACTGCGTCAAAACGCTGATGACAACGTCTCCGTTGGTTTGCGAATCCTCGTCGATCAACGGCAGGCGGCGGGCGTGCGTCTGAATCAGGTATTTGCAAGCGTCAAGCAGAGGGCGCAGAGGGTGGATGTACaggagcggcggcggtggaaCGTGTAGCTCCCGTTCGATATCTCGGATGTCAGCCAGCCCGAAGGCGCGATCTCACCTCTGAGGCTCTGGAGCCTGAActgctcgacgtcggcagcCGCGCCCTCCCAGCTCGACGTGTGATAGTAGTATTGGATCAGGTGTATAACGTCCTGAACCGTGAACATGCCGGCAAACTTGGCCGTCGCCGTGTTCCACAGCGGCGCCGAGACAACGCCTGGAGTTAGCGGACCCGTGGTGATGGCATACCGTAGAGTAACATGACGTCAAGCGCCTTCTTAACCTTGAGTTGGCTGTCGAGAACAATGAGACGGAAGCTGACGGGGAGGACATCGTAGGAGGAACGCTCCTTGAGGAACGCGCGAAGCGCTTCTAACGCCTCCTGGTGGGACAGGGGTTTCGAGGGCGCGACTGGTGGGTGGGTCGCACGGGATGGGCGACGGACGACCGAAGCTCCAGCGGACTGGGAGGAACGCCGCCCAGTCCTGGATACTGAGGGCATGCGTGTGGGGCCGTCAGGGCCCATTGACGGAGCTGTTGATGAGGGCGTCGACATCGAGATGGGGCGAATGTCGCGTTGGGAGGTGTGGGGTTGCCGCCGGAGAAAGTGGGCCTATTGGTGCTAGGAGCGAGGCGAATAAAAGACAAATGGCTCTATTGTTAAAACCAAACGCGCGACAAGGAGGGATTAAACGCGAATGGAGTGTGTAAGTGTATAAGCGTGTCAGCGTGTAAGAGTGTAGGTGTGAAGAGTGGAGAGTGTGGAGTATGGGGAGTGGGTGACCATCCACCTATCACCCCCTAAACGTCAGGGGCGATCGCACACACAATCCTTATTCGAACCCCCAAAATACCGAGTGTGCATGGCCAGGGCATGGTGAAGTGGTCTTTCAAGATAGCAATCAATTCCAAGTCTATCCTAATGCTGACTATCATACTGTAGTGCGATCGGGTGATGCAATGCTCTATCATACATGTCGATACCACTACAGCCTCACTCTTCATCACGCTCGCCCCGGAACCGTTTcccatcatcctcatcgtGGCGATCGTCCTCGCTACGCGCGCGCTTCGAGCGATCGGCCGCCTCACCTGACGGCACGTCGGCGCCAGCTTGTCCGAGACCGCCGATGGCCGCGTACGTGTCGAACTGCACCTGCTGGCGCAGGCggtcctgctcctgctgcCGGCgttcgagctcgaggcgttGGTGtccccatcctccacgCCCACTGTCGTATTCCTGGCGGAACTCGTCCCGCACCTGGCCACCGCTCTTGCCTCGCCCAAACTGACGACCCTCCTTGTATCCTGGATCGAGGTCACAGCGGATGATACGTtcgtcgagcttggtgcCTGAGATGTAACGCAGGCAGGCCACGGCCTCCGAGTGAAGGTAGTACTCGACAAAAGCGAAGCCACAGGGTGTCCTAGTCAGAGTTAGTCACATCCCAGCGGGTAGACATACTTCTGGTGGCGGTCAAGGCCCATGATAACACTGCAGGCGTTAGTCGATACTCGGCATAACCCTCACCGCTTGATGCCGCCACCTTCCTCTGGCTTCGCGCATGTTGAGAAcactgttgtcagcttcAAGGGAGAATATCAGAGACTTGCGCTCGTAAATTTGAGCCTCTGTCGTGTAGAAACTGAGGTTTCCGACGTAGAGTGTGCACGAGTCCGCCAAGAGGCGGCGCTCCGTCTCACGGTCGTGCTGGGAAAGGTCAGATCCAGGAACTGGTACGATTAGGATGTTGCTCACCTCGGACTGACTGTCCTTGTAACTGGATGGGAGATCTAGTGAAGCCACAACGTGCGACATCTTTGGTATCGTGCCAACTCAGAGCTTCTGACCACTAGTCGGTTGCAGTTAACTGCAGTGGATGAAGGCGAGGTCGGTAAACACTAGTagtggaggaaggttgcAAGATCAACAGATCGAGAAGTCACACCCGTGGGATACCTCCACTTAGAGGGAGGTCCACCGTGGGAGATTTCGGCCCAAATGAACGCGTCATGCGCTTGTCACTGCAATGCAATTGACACTTGCCAacacaccttcctcaacaACTGTCATACAACAATGTCTGGCAATGATCAAGAGCTCTCCGAGGCCGAAAAGGTCAGTCGCAGTTTCGCTTCCTCATGACCGCGGCTGATCTCCAGATGCGCTTGAAGCGTCTTGCTAGGTTAGGCGGGCCGTCAACTTCCACGCCTTCGCCGTCCACAGCGACACCCCCAGCGGACCCTCAGACTCTAAGCGCTGCCTCTTCGTCAGGATCGCGCCTGCTTTTGGTCGGCAATTCTAGTCAAGGCGCGTCGCCTCGCGGCGCGTCCCCTGCTCCCGCGGCTCGCCCCGCCGAGAAGCCCAAGCCACCCCCCAAggccgcgtcgccggcTCCGGCACCGCGTGTCATCAACAAGTCCTCCCCCGCAACTTCCCGTACCGCCACCCCATCGACTCATCAGACCGTCCCTTCGCCTGCGGTTCACGCGACTCCGCTAACTCCATACCTGCAGTGGGAGTCAACCAAAGTGGCAGCTGTGTTCTCAGTGACGCTCAAGGTCAGTGAAAGGCTTCAACTGTCCCTGCTGACAATCAGAAGTCCATTGCCGAGAGGAGTGACTGGACCCTTTGCTGGCTCAAGAGCCTCGCTGAGGAGATTGCTGAAGAGAGTCCAGGTTAGCCGATCACATGCCCTGAGCTGACATGAGGCGACCATACCAAATTGAACGTGTCGCTGGACATTCGTGACCGGCTGCTGATTGCGCGTTTATCTTTGGACCCCAACGCCATGGCGACCTCGTGAGCGCGGATTGGTGTGGCTCGCTGCCAGTTGCTGACCTCAGCGACGACCCGGACCAGCTCATGGTCTTGGCTGGTATGCCTCAGAACGAGACCGTGTTTGAGTACCTCACCGGGTGCTGGAAGCGCTTGTACGCTGCCAACCGTGAGATGTCGCGCCTCGGCTACAGCGCTGCAGAGAAGATTCAGTGGACCAAGGCCtttgacgagctcaagagGCTTATCATCTCTTACGCGGGAATGACCCTTGAGGACCCCAGCATGTTCCCCCAACCGGCAGCGTGAGTCTACGGTAAGCCGCAGCTGCTGACCTTCAGACGCGAGGATCTGGGTCCGGCAGAGttccttcctcttcttctcggaGTCAACGGTGGCGCGAATTCGAACGCCGGAGATCCATATACGTCTTCCACAGCCGAGCCTGCCGTTGTTCACCAGGGCGCTCTGAAGCCGAGCGATCTTCTGCCATTCCTCAACGACCTCATTGCGGGGTTCCCAGACGGAAGCTTCGCGGATGTGATCACGCCCACGTTGAGCCTCTTCTTCCAGAAGTGGTTCCAAATCACGCCCCCGGCGGACCTACTGGGCGACGATTGGCGCAAGTACCTCAGTGCTGTGAACCTCCTTGTACAGGTCAAGGGCATTGCGGCGCTCGTGAGTTGCCATTGTGTGTTCTAAGCTCACGTCGTAGCTTCCCTCACTCCCCGTGTGGCTTGCCCCGAACGTGGCCGGCAACACCATTGAGTGGAAGTCTCTCCTCGGACCCTTGACCCGACTGAGTGTCTTCCCTCGTGAATTCGTGAGATCCACCGTTGCTGACTGGTCCTAATCTCAGCCTGAAATCTGGAAGACTTACTTCTCCAACCCAACAGACCGCAAGGTCGCTGACATTGACGCGAACAAGGCAAACCTTCGCCACACTCTCGGAGGGCTGCAGGTGTGTTTATTCCCATGCCGAGTTAATATGCAGTCGTCGCTGTTCAGCATCTACAACTCCATCGTCAGGGCATCGCCAGAGGCTCGCGAAGGCGTGCTGGAGTACTTCACCGTGGTCTGCAAGGTCAACCAGAAGCGTGCTGGCATGAGGGTAGAGCTTCGCGCTTGGTTTGGCttctgacaccaggtcgACTACAGGACCGTGTCAACAGACGGCTTCATGATCAACATCCACGCCGTCCTGCTTAAGCTCTTTGAGCCTGTGATGGATGTTCAGTTCTCCAAgatcgacaaggtcgaTACCGACTACTACCTTCACAGTGATCGGCTCGACATCTCTGATGAGACCAAGATCCGCGCTACtaaggaggaggccgaccAGTACTTTGACGGTGCCATGAATGTCGACACCAAGCCTAACTTCATTTCGGACCTGTTCTACCTGTTGAATAGCAtcttccacctcggcctctgcAAGACCATCGACACACGCtccaaggccgagaagaacATCCAGCAGATGGAGGATGAACTCAAGAAGCTCGAAGCTGGTCGCGCAGAGTGGGGGAACGTGAGAGAGCATACTGACTTGGCTAATCTGCAGAATCCGGCTGCCAGGGCACAAGGCGAGGCTGGGATTACCAAGCTCAAGGTGACTGAAGGTGACGAGAAGTGTGCTTATACACAGGCCGACATTGCTACGCTTCACGCTTCCGTTCATGCGTATGACACGCAGCTTCTGGACCCGGCTTTCACTCGTTTGAATCTCACATTCTGTGGATTCGTCATGACCTGGATGCTCCGCCTTGTTGACCCTAAACATCAACATCCACAGGTCTCAATCTCGTAATTTCCCGTTGTGACTGTTGTTGACATCGCAGATTGCCTCTTCCCGCCGAGGCTCCCATCCAGTTCAAGATGCTTCCCGAGTTCCTCCTGGAGAACATTGTCGAGTATTACCTCTTCCTGTCTCGGTCTGTCTGGATCCTTATATTCTTACTGACTGGCAGCTACAATCCAGACGCActcgacaaggccgacaagGACATCTTGATCACCTTTGCGCTCACGTTCGTCTCACCTACTTACGTGAATAATCCcttcctcaaggccaagttGATTAATGTAAGCTCCACTCCCGGCCTGCACGCTGACCACAGG contains these protein-coding regions:
- the sgt2 gene encoding uncharacterized protein (TPR repeat); protein product: MADARKKQLAFNIIDFLRTSQRDGTVKEDESESLDIAIEVISSAFGVDLESADDVAQYSIKPASLLSLLDVLAKTKSKATSTGAGAGAAPAAPAASGPTEEDKTKADALKTKGNGLMSQKEYNQAIQQYTEAIKLNPNPVYYSNRAAAYGALNQHDKAVEDAARAIDLDPQFAKGYSRLGHAQFSLGEFQKAIDAYEAGLKLDPANNNMKSSLATAKLRLGEQAPATERSASPSAPAAGGGMPDLSSLASMLGGAGGGAGGAGGMPDLSEMMRNPQMMAMAQQMMANGGLERLMSNPNIRQMAENMQSGGGMPDFNQLASDPALREMAQQFMGGQGGAGGR
- a CDS encoding uncharacterized protein (acetyltransferase), which translates into the protein MSAYGAIATPTPKERVTARSYSMPNGLCVTTHPVYGSETDPAVIDYFWRVFNEELAEGKTYPQEGPLTHDEFVNYFFNSVTIVGVLHDADVDAAKFATVKDAMGGRSIEEAIAGCYYIKPNYPGRASHNCNAGFVVPPVQRGKKIGGALAESFLYYAPALGYRASVFNLVYDNNVASLRLWDKLGFQRVGLIPKAGRLRTGPNGTEEYVDAVVVYKSFV
- the CBC2 gene encoding uncharacterized protein (Nuclear cap-binding protein subunit 2) translates to MSHVVASLDLPSSYKDSQSEHDLFSTCAKPEEGGGIKRVIMGLDRHQKTPCGFAFVEYYLHSEAVACLRYISGTKLDERIIRCDLDPGYKEGRQFGRGKSGGQVRDEFRQEYDSGRGGWGHQRLELERRQQEQDRLRQQVQFDTYAAIGGLGQAGADVPSGEAADRSKRARSEDDRHDEDDGKRFRGERDEE
- the SNF4 gene encoding uncharacterized protein (Domain in cystathionine beta-synthase and other proteins), whose protein sequence is MPSVSRTGRRSSQSAGASVVRRPSRATHPPVAPSKPLSHQEALEALRAFLKERSSYDVLPVSFRLIVLDSQLKVKKALDVMLLYGVVSAPLWNTATAKFAGMFTVQDVIHLIQYYYHTSSWEGAAADVEQFRLQSLRDIERELHVPPPPLLYIHPLRPLLDACKYLIQTHARRLPLIDEDSQTNGDVVISVLTQYRVLKFIAMNCRDITQYLTAGVQELGIGSYVKDVTPERPFGPIATATMQTAVFDVVHMFSELGISAVPIVDDEGKVLNLYETVDVITLVRLGAYQSLDFTIAQALKQRSHDFPGVVTCHPNDSLGAIFSLIKIRRVHRLVVVAGANDPQPGKLVGVISLSDIMRHLINETGPIRERMPPHEEGDESAIAGVN
- a CDS encoding uncharacterized protein (Protein of unknown function (DUF563)) yields the protein MVLRDCTHLTPAWFTLVCAGSTRGAWREGLSSIAHHGVYGDGYVVYKSQHGQNFVRFPEGWLSTGLTAQFTSNPGRKVVNEPDVVTAIGRLLRTRGNGESLAHWSGIYPTFEGNLHRLIDFMWRNVSALEGPHDGAIMNHRFAGPGTLVLGFLPTTRI
- the UFD2 gene encoding uncharacterized protein (Modified RING finger domain) → MSGNDQELSEAEKMRLKRLARLGGPSTSTPSPSTATPPADPQTLSAASSSGSRLLLVGNSSQGASPRGASPAPAARPAEKPKPPPKAASPAPAPRVINKSSPATSRTATPSTHQTVPSPAVHATPLTPYLQWESTKVAAVFSVTLKKSIAERSDWTLCWLKSLAEEIAEESPGDHTKLNVSLDIRDRLLIARLSLDPNAMATSDDPDQLMVLAGMPQNETVFEYLTGCWKRLYAANREMSRLGYSAAEKIQWTKAFDELKRLIISYAGMTLEDPSMFPQPAAREDLGPAEFLPLLLGVNGGANSNAGDPYTSSTAEPAVVHQGALKPSDLLPFLNDLIAGFPDGSFADVITPTLSLFFQKWFQITPPADLLGDDWRKYLSAVNLLVQVKGIAALLPSLPVWLAPNVAGNTIEWKSLLGPLTRLSVFPREFPEIWKTYFSNPTDRKVADIDANKANLRHTLGGLQSSLFSIYNSIVRASPEAREGVLEYFTVVCKVNQKRAGMRVDYRTVSTDGFMINIHAVLLKLFEPVMDVQFSKIDKVDTDYYLHSDRLDISDETKIRATKEEADQYFDGAMNVDTKPNFISDLFYLLNSIFHLGLCKTIDTRSKAEKNIQQMEDELKKLEAGRAEWGNNPAARAQGEAGITKLKVTEGDEKCAYTQADIATLHASVHAYDTQLLDPAFTRLNLTFCGFVMTWMLRLVDPKHQHPQVSISLPLPAEAPIQFKMLPEFLLENIVEYYLFLSRYNPDALDKADKDILITFALTFVSPTYVNNPFLKAKLINALANGLYPVGYWRKGPLFDQLSVLPLSTEQLMPTLIRFFIDVEMTGGHTQFWDKFNFRRDISRIIKSMWSNPLHREAFVKSARDDEDQFIRFVNMLMSDTTFHLEESLTHLAKIHSLRARKEDTESWNALPENERKDLESELAQAESIAPFHTSMGRDHAELMRDFTATTREPFLVGEIVDRLAASLDENLTNLVGPKMQELKLVDPERFSFKPKQLLAAIAQIYLNLGDSRAFVTAVANDGRSYTKELFERFARVLKNRAIMTDGEVAGVVAFTQRVEDAKATIEAEEEREIPDEFLVMKDPVILPVSRVTVDRSTIRASLLSKELDPFNNVPMKYEDVVPNTELKAQIDAWLAETRVVPPKDVMDVDEL
- the rex2 gene encoding uncharacterized protein (EXOIII) — translated: MAKQLTYDDGPMVWVDCEMTGLDVANDRIIEIAVIITDGHLNPVDEGVSWVIQTPKEVLDAMGEWCTDQHRKSGLTAACLASPHTYDEVAANVLAYIQKWIPKKGAGLLAGSSVHADMRFLLVGMPQVMQHLSYRIVDVSSVKEIARRWYPTLSKQEKKARKTESSHRINELRFYQTNIFVPLEQGGPTSGSPRKEPLKTAI